The following are from one region of the Ictalurus furcatus strain D&B chromosome 11, Billie_1.0, whole genome shotgun sequence genome:
- the atp1b1a gene encoding sodium/potassium-transporting ATPase subunit beta-1a, with protein sequence MPANKEGDGGWKTFLWNSEKKEFLGRTGGSWFKIFIFYVIFYGCLAGIFIGTIQAMLMTLSNYKPTYQDRVAPPGLSHTPRSDKSEISYILSEEDSYRDYTKAMKELLEPYKDEKQVDDMKYEDCGDAPGKYIERGDLESDTGVRKACRFKRSWLGDCSGLEDTSFGFKAGKPCLIVKLNRIVNFRPRPPKTNTSLPVVAGGKIPQFLIPVYCSSKKEEDADKLREIKYFGLGQGYPLQYYPYYGKLLHPYYLQPLVGIQFTNISLNQELRVECKVYGDNIDYSDKDRYQGRFDLKIMIKS encoded by the exons ATGCCCGCGAATAAGGAAGGCGACGGAGGTTGGAAGACGTTTCTGTGGAATTctgaaaaaaaggaatttttaGGACGTACCGGCGGCAGTTGGT ttaaaaTCTTCATCTTTTATGTAATCTTCTATGGCTGCTTGGCTGGAATTTTCATTGGCACCATCCAGGCAATGCTCATGACCCTTAGCAACTACAAGCCCACGTACCAGGACAGAGTTGCACCCCCAG gTTTATCACACACCCCACGCTCCGACAAATCTGAGATCTCCTACATCTTGAGTGAGGAAGACAGTTATAGGGACTATACAAAAGCCATGAAAGAACTGCTGGAGCCATACAAAGACGAGAAGCAGGTGGACGACATGAAATATGAAGACTGCGGTG ATGCTCCTGGAAAATACATTGAACGTGGGGACTTGGAGAGCGACACAGGCGTAAGAAAGGCCTGCCGCTTCAAGAGGTCCTGGCTGGGAGACTGCTCAGGCCTGGAGGACACCAGCTTTGGCTTTAAGGCTGGCAAGCCCTGCCTCATTGTCAAGCTCAACAGGATTGTCAATTTCAGACCCAGG cCTCCTAAAACCAATACCTCGCTCCCTGTGGTTGCTGGTGGGAAGATTCCACAATTTTTGATTCCTGTATACTGCAGCAGCAAG aaagaagaagatgcTGACAAACTCAGAGAGATTAAGTACTTTGGCTTGGGCCAGGGATACCCACTGCAGTACTATCCTTACTATGGCAAGCTGCTACACCCCTATTACCTCCAGCCTCTTGTGGGCATCCAGTTCACCAACATTAGCTTAAACCAGGAGCTGCGTGTTGAGTGCAAAGTATACGGAGATAACATTGATTACAGCGATAAAGACCGTTATCAGGGACGTTTTGACCTCAAAATCATGATCAAATCATGA